Proteins encoded by one window of Streptomyces sp. NBC_01571:
- a CDS encoding Rieske (2Fe-2S) protein — MTSESLHPAPAPARRTVVAAVGAAGLAVALTACGSDDKSSGSSSSASSASSASSASSASSGGSGGGDNGEAGNAGGSVLAKTADIPEGGGKVFADQGVVVTQPTAGTFKAFSSKCTHQGCAVKDIANGVITCPCHNSQFSATDGSVKKGPATQALAAADISVDGDSIKLA; from the coding sequence ATGACCAGCGAATCGCTTCACCCCGCCCCGGCTCCGGCACGTCGCACCGTCGTGGCGGCGGTCGGCGCGGCAGGGCTCGCCGTCGCGCTGACCGCGTGTGGGTCGGACGACAAGTCCTCCGGCTCCTCCTCCAGCGCGAGCAGCGCCAGCAGCGCCAGCAGCGCGAGCAGCGCGAGCAGCGGAGGTTCGGGCGGCGGCGACAACGGCGAGGCCGGGAACGCGGGCGGCTCGGTCCTCGCCAAGACCGCCGACATCCCGGAGGGCGGTGGCAAGGTCTTCGCCGACCAGGGCGTGGTGGTCACGCAGCCGACGGCGGGCACCTTCAAGGCCTTCTCCTCCAAGTGCACCCACCAGGGCTGCGCCGTGAAGGACATCGCGAACGGCGTGATCACCTGCCCCTGCCACAACAGCCAGTTCTCCGCCACGGACGGCAGCGTGAAGAAGGGGCCCGCGACGCAGGCCCTGGCGGCCGCCGACATCAGCGTGGACGGGGACTCGATCAAGCTCGCGTGA
- a CDS encoding cysteine hydrolase, which translates to MPSYEQLRELLAPATTVLLTVECQQGVVGPGSALPELAEEARSSGALAQVARLVAAAHESGVQVIHAVAERRPDGRGANRNARLFRAAERLPVRQLSGTAAVRVAAPIDVAEEDLVVRRLHGLSPIAGTDVDALLRNLGCRTLVVTGVSANVAVPNAVFDAVNRGYTVVVPADAIAGVPSDYTPAMVRNTLALVATVTATEDVLACFVRPRR; encoded by the coding sequence GTGCCGTCGTACGAACAGCTCCGTGAGCTCCTCGCTCCCGCCACCACCGTGCTGCTCACCGTCGAGTGCCAGCAGGGTGTGGTGGGCCCCGGCAGCGCACTGCCCGAACTCGCCGAAGAGGCCCGCTCCTCGGGGGCGTTGGCGCAGGTGGCCCGGCTGGTGGCCGCGGCGCACGAGAGCGGGGTGCAGGTGATCCACGCGGTCGCGGAGCGGCGGCCCGACGGGCGCGGCGCCAATCGCAACGCCCGGCTCTTCCGCGCGGCCGAACGGCTTCCCGTGCGCCAGCTGTCGGGGACGGCGGCGGTCCGGGTCGCCGCCCCGATCGACGTCGCCGAGGAGGACCTCGTCGTACGTCGTCTGCACGGGCTGTCACCGATCGCGGGGACGGACGTCGACGCGCTGCTGCGCAACCTGGGCTGCCGCACCCTCGTGGTGACCGGTGTCTCCGCCAACGTGGCCGTCCCGAATGCCGTGTTCGATGCCGTGAACCGCGGCTACACCGTCGTGGTGCCCGCGGATGCCATCGCGGGAGTGCCCTCCGACTACACCCCCGCGATGGTCCGCAACACGCTCGCCCTGGTCGCCACCGTCACCGCCACCGAAGACGTGCTGGCCTGTTTCGTGCGACCGCGCCGCTGA
- a CDS encoding pyridoxamine 5'-phosphate oxidase family protein, whose amino-acid sequence MTVTQRRGRKIMMTPAELDEFLTTQRTCRVATVSQDGVPHVSALWFAWDGTSLWLYSVVRSKRWAQLRRDPRVAVVVDSGEEYDQLRGVELSGTVEFVGEVPRTGDLRAELDVPETLFARKNFGLEEMPHDGRHAWARLTPAAIASWDFRKLPPL is encoded by the coding sequence ATGACCGTCACTCAGCGCAGGGGTCGGAAGATCATGATGACTCCCGCCGAGCTGGACGAGTTCCTCACCACCCAGCGCACGTGCCGCGTCGCGACGGTGTCGCAGGACGGCGTCCCGCATGTGAGCGCCCTCTGGTTCGCCTGGGACGGCACCTCGCTGTGGCTGTACTCCGTGGTACGCAGCAAGCGGTGGGCCCAGTTGCGGCGTGACCCTCGGGTCGCGGTGGTCGTCGACTCCGGGGAGGAGTACGACCAGTTGCGGGGCGTCGAGCTGTCCGGGACGGTGGAGTTCGTGGGCGAGGTCCCCCGCACCGGGGATCTGCGCGCCGAACTCGATGTCCCGGAGACCCTGTTCGCCCGCAAGAACTTCGGTCTGGAGGAGATGCCGCACGACGGCCGTCACGCGTGGGCGCGGCTGACTCCGGCGGCGATCGCCTCCTGGGACTTCCGGAAGCTGCCGCCGCTGTAG